The Heptranchias perlo isolate sHepPer1 unplaced genomic scaffold, sHepPer1.hap1 HAP1_SCAFFOLD_50, whole genome shotgun sequence genome contains a region encoding:
- the LOC137314027 gene encoding NLR family CARD domain-containing protein 3-like: MCYNPSYCWILGLSLGPFFTQRDRKQQRVPRTITQLYSYYIYNILKSHGREIESPRDVLLKIGEMAFTGVSEKKIVFRNGDLIKNNLQPSQFLSGFMVELLERDDSAQSVVYTFPHLTIQEFVAALAQFLTADPGDIRKLLSEAHSKEDGRFEIFLRFFVGLSSSRSARPLEEFLGPFLHHTICGVIDWVKEKVEGEIGNKGRETRKTDLLNTFHYLFESQNQTLARVTVGSVETLTLSELRLTPIDCAVLSHVIGLCDTIKHLNLENCSIRYEGLQRLGPVLHKCQVLRLGSNKLGDSGVKLLSAALRNPNCKIQELWLWNNDLTDSCTEHLVSALRTNRSLTVLDLNFNGLGDSGVKLLSALLRNPDCKIQELDLDGVGLTDSCTEDLVSALSTNRSLTGLSLGSNSFTDRSVPALRSLILTRRSLEWICLVENQFSSNGKRHLESLRESRRGLRVGV; this comes from the exons atgtgttacaacccttcctactgctggatcctcggtctgtcactgggtcccttcttcacacaaagagacaggaaacagcagcgagttcccaggaccatcacccaactatattcctactatatttacaacattcttaaaagccatggccgagagattgaatccccccgtgatgtgttactgaagatcggtgagatggccttcactggagtctccgagaagaagattgtgtttagaaatggagatttgatcaagaacaatctgcaaccttcccagttcctgtctgggttcatggtggaacttttggagagagatgattctgcccagagtgtggtttacacattcccgcacctcaccatccaagagtttgtagctgcactcgcacaattcctgactgcagatccaggggacatccggaaactcctcagtgaagcccacagcaaggaagatgggcgatttgagatatttctccgtttttttgttggtctctcctcctcacggtcagctcggcccctggaggagtttctgggtccatttcttcatcacaCAATTTgtggagtgattgactgggtgaaggaaaaggttgaaggagagattggaaaCAAAGGGAGAGAAACTCGTAAAAcggacctcctgaacacattccactacctgtttgagtctcagaatcaaacactggctcgggtcacagtgggatctgtggaaacacttacaTTGAGTGAAttgcgactgaccccgattgactgtgcggtgctgtctcatgtcattggactctgcGATACTATAAAACACCTCAATCTGGAGAACTGCTCCATTCGGtatgaaggactccagcggctgggacccgtactgcacaaatgccaggtgttgag actggggagcaacaaactgggagattcaggagtgaaactactgtctgcggctctgaggaacccgaactgtaaaatacaggaactgtg gttatggaaTAACGACCTCACAGATTCTTGCACCGAgcatctcgtctccgctctcaggacAAACCGGTCATTGACGGTCCTGGATCTGAATTTCAAtggactgggagattcaggagtgaaattactgTCTGCGCTTCTGAGGaatccggactgtaaaatacaggaactgga tctggatggtgtcggtctcacagattcttgtaccgaggatctcgtctccgctctcagtacaaaccggtcactgacgggtctgtccctgggatcaaactccttcacagaccgatctgtccccgctctccgctccctcatactgacccgcaggagtctggagtggatctg TCTGGTGGAGAATCAAttcagttcaaacggaaagagacacctggagtcgctgcgggaatccagacgcggactgagagtgggagtgtga